Part of the Desulfovibrio sp. TomC genome, GCGGCGCATCTGGCCAAGTCCGCGCCGGGCAGCAAGGTCTGGCTGGTGTCGCTTGGCCCCAAGGCCAAGTTGCAGCAGGTCATGATGACCGTGGCCCAGAAGGCTCCGTTCGAGCTGGTGGTGGCTGACGGGCCGGCCGGCGGTTTCGTCGATTCCTTCGAGGTGGCCGAGGCCCTTTTTGCCGCCATCTCCGGCATTGCCGGCCTGGACGCCTCCAAGCTGCTGCTTTTTGGCGGCTGGCAGTCGGCCTCGCGCGGTTCCGGTTCCACGTTGCAGCTTCTGGGCGAGAAGCTTGGCATCGTGGACCAGTTCCAGGGCGTGGACAAGCTGACGGTGGGCGCTGACGGCAGCCTGGAAGTCATGGAGCGCATCGAAGGCGGCGCGTACCAGATTTCCGCCTGCGCCGGCGCGCCGGCCGTCCTGGGCTGGGCCACGGGCGAGTTGCCCGAACCGCCGAACAATCCGCAAGTGGGCATGGCCAACATGCGGCTCGTCATGCCGGCTCTGCAAAAGGCCAAACCGGCCGCCATCAATGCCGCAGCCATCGACTACCAGTCGGTGACCCTGCCGGCCCAGAAGCGCGAGACGCGCGTGGTCAAAGACACGCCCGTCGATGACATCGCCAAGGAAATCATTGCTTGGCTGCAGAGCTAGCCGGAGGCTTACCCTATGGAAACCATTCTTTTTGTCTCTCCCGTGGCCGCCGACGGGACCTTGGCCAAAGCGTCCCTTGAAGCCCTGACCTGCGCCAAAACCCTGGCCGAAGGCCTGGGCGCGCCCCTGGCTGTCGGACTCTACGGAGCCGATGTCGCCCCGGCCGCCGCTGCCGTGGCTGCCTGCGGCCCGGTCTTCGCCGTCACCGGCGAAGCCTTTGCCGCCTCGCGCTACGCCACCGATGTCGCGGCCATGGAAGCCCTGGCCGCGGCGGCCGCGGCCACTATCGTCATTGCGGCCGACGACTCCCGGGCTTCGCGGGCCCTGCCCGGCGCGGCCGCCCGCCTGGGCGGACGCATCGATGCCCACGTCACCGCCGTGGCCGCCAAGGACGGCGCGCCCGTGGCCACCCGCGGCTACTACCGCCAGCGCATGGCTGCCGAACTGACCCGCACAGCCCGGCCCTGGTGCCTCACCGTCTCCGGCGGCTGCTACGCCGCTTATGACGGCGCGCCCGGCCAGGCGGCCGTCACGGCCGTGGCTGTGGCCGTCACCGAGGCCATGACCCGCACCACGGTCAAAGCCATCGTCGCCCCCTCGGCCGATGAGCAGACCATCCGCCCCGACGCGGCCACGCTGTTTGTGGCCGGCGCCGGCTGGACCAAAAAACAGGCCGACGGCGTGCCCCACGTCACCGAAGCCGGCCAGTTGATCCTGGGGTTCCTGGGCAAGGCCAAGGCGTCGCTTGGCAGCAGCAAGTCCCTGGTCGATATGGGCGGCGAAGGCGAATCCGTGCTGCCGTTTCTCACCCACCTGCATCAGGTCGGCCAGACCGGCGCGACGCCGCGTCACCCCAAAGGACTGGCCACCTGCTGCCACGGCGAAGAACCGCATGTTGTCGGCTGGCGCTTTATTACCGAACGCCGGGCCGTCAACCTCGACGCCTCCTGCGGCTGGGCCCAGGGCAAAGCCGATGTGCTCTACGTGGCCGACGCCTTTGAGGTTATGCGCAAGATCAACGAATTGTTGGGATAAGATAGACCGGGACGCTGCCTGCGCTCCCAAAAAAGCGGCCCGGAAGGATGTATCCTTCCGGGCCGCTGGCATTTTCTGACGCACTCCGGCCGACAGGGCTTTTGCCCGCTTCCGTCCAGGGTCGCGGCAACGCCGTCCCCCTGAAACCATTTGGGGGGTCCGGGGGCCTCAGGCCCCCGGCCGCCGGAGGCATCTTCGCCTTCGCCTTCGCCCCCGCTCCTTTACAGGTCGCTGGCCAGGAGCAGTTCTTCCTGATCCATATCGGGATGCAGGTCGTGGGAGATTTGGAAGAAGGCGTAGAGGTCGCGCAGGCGCAGTTCGTCGGCCACGGCGGTGGTGGGGTTGGCCAGGATGAGTCGTCGTCCTTTGGTGGCCAGGGCGGTTTGCAGGCGCACGAGGGCCCCGACGCCGCTGCTGTCGACGGTGGGCGACT contains:
- a CDS encoding electron transfer flavoprotein subunit beta/FixA family protein — its product is MFHIVVCGGIVPDPLQTLEPVKGPAGWGLKNELMLPSILDPWASHALYEAAHLAKSAPGSKVWLVSLGPKAKLQQVMMTVAQKAPFELVVADGPAGGFVDSFEVAEALFAAISGIAGLDASKLLLFGGWQSASRGSGSTLQLLGEKLGIVDQFQGVDKLTVGADGSLEVMERIEGGAYQISACAGAPAVLGWATGELPEPPNNPQVGMANMRLVMPALQKAKPAAINAAAIDYQSVTLPAQKRETRVVKDTPVDDIAKEIIAWLQS
- a CDS encoding STAS domain-containing protein, whose protein sequence is MSRIAIANQHGVLWARTDGPLSAPVSLELETAVLEAATVGRYQVIVLDLSQSPTVDSSGVGALVRLQTALATKGRRLILANPTTAVADELRLRDLYAFFQISHDLHPDMDQEELLLASDL
- a CDS encoding electron transfer flavoprotein subunit alpha; translated protein: METILFVSPVAADGTLAKASLEALTCAKTLAEGLGAPLAVGLYGADVAPAAAAVAACGPVFAVTGEAFAASRYATDVAAMEALAAAAAATIVIAADDSRASRALPGAAARLGGRIDAHVTAVAAKDGAPVATRGYYRQRMAAELTRTARPWCLTVSGGCYAAYDGAPGQAAVTAVAVAVTEAMTRTTVKAIVAPSADEQTIRPDAATLFVAGAGWTKKQADGVPHVTEAGQLILGFLGKAKASLGSSKSLVDMGGEGESVLPFLTHLHQVGQTGATPRHPKGLATCCHGEEPHVVGWRFITERRAVNLDASCGWAQGKADVLYVADAFEVMRKINELLG